The DNA window AAATCCTTCGCTACGTCATCGCCGACCCGGAGGTCATCGCCTTGGCGCCAACGGATCTCGGCACAATGGCCCCGAACCAGATCCGCAAACTGCTTCTCGATACTCCCGATCCGCTGCAATGGGACTGCTTTACCTTCGGAATCATCCAGGCCGAAGACCGATTCACCATCTATATCGCCGTTGACCACTTGCGCGCCGACGGCATGTCGGCCGGCGTGATCTTCCTCGACATCCAGACGATGTACTTTGCCGCGCTGCACAAAGCGCAGAACCCGCTGCCACCCGCAGCCAGCCATCGCGAATACAGCGCGAATCAGCATGCGTACACCAGGGCCCTCAGCGACGAGTCGCCCGAGATCCAGTCGTGGCGGACCTTCCTCGCCGCGAATAACGGTGCGCTACCGAAGTTTCCGCTGGAACTGGGCGAGGCGAACGCGGATACACCCGGGGCCATCGACGTGTTCGACCTGATCGACGACGACCAGGGCCGACGGTTCGAAGCGGCGTGCCGCGCCGCGGGGGCGCGTTTCAGCGGCGGCGTGTTCGCATGCGCTGCCCTGACGGAGCATCGGTTAACTGGCGCCGCAACGTATTTCGGGCTCACACCGTTCGACAACCGGCGCGATCCCGCGCACGCCACCGCGGTCGGCTGGTTGGCCAGTTTCGTCCCGTTGGCCATTCCCACCGACGGTGCGTCATTCGATGAGGTGGTCAGCGCTGCCCAGGCGTCTTTCGACGGCAACACGGCCCTGGGCGCCGTCCCCTACTATCACCTGCTCGAGTCGACGGACCCGTCGTCGAACCCCATCGAGGTGCCGGACCGTCCGGTCCCCATGCTGTCCTACATCGATATCCGCAAGTTGCCGTTCGGCGATTGTTTCGA is part of the Mycobacterium mantenii genome and encodes:
- a CDS encoding condensation domain-containing protein; this translates as MFLGTVEDWTTEGTVVSWYPTAATYRRAAEAQYDPVPVSYQQSQHLRYYRRQVSRGRDIPRLCIGAWEISGVCDIDAMTYALNTHLRRHDTYHDRFAFGDNDEILRYVIADPEVIALAPTDLGTMAPNQIRKLLLDTPDPLQWDCFTFGIIQAEDRFTIYIAVDHLRADGMSAGVIFLDIQTMYFAALHKAQNPLPPAASHREYSANQHAYTRALSDESPEIQSWRTFLAANNGALPKFPLELGEANADTPGAIDVFDLIDDDQGRRFEAACRAAGARFSGGVFACAALTEHRLTGAATYFGLTPFDNRRDPAHATAVGWLASFVPLAIPTDGASFDEVVSAAQASFDGNTALGAVPYYHLLESTDPSSNPIEVPDRPVPMLSYIDIRKLPFGDCFDGLRAGVWGDNRLSETVCMWVNRMHDKTQLVVAYPGTEVAHRSVLRYVKTMRAEFARVSEAGPHIDA